A single genomic interval of Nycticebus coucang isolate mNycCou1 chromosome 21, mNycCou1.pri, whole genome shotgun sequence harbors:
- the LOC128573709 gene encoding 60 kDa heat shock protein, mitochondrial-like, with protein sequence MLRLPTVLRQIRPVSRALAPHLTRAYAKDVKFGADARALMLQGVDLLADAVAVTMGPKGRTVIIEQSWGSPKVTKDGVTVAKSIDLKDKYKNIGAKLVQDVANNTNEEAGDGTTTATVLARSIAKEGFEKISKGANPVEIRRGVMLAVDAVIAELKKQSKPVTTPEEIAQVATISANGDKEIGSIISDAMKKVGRKGVITVKDGKTLNDELEIIEVMKFDRGYISPYFINTSKGQKCEFQDAYVLLSEKKISSVQSIVPALEIANAHRKPLVIIAEDVDGEALSTLVLNRLKVGLQVVAVKAPGFGDNRKNQLKDMAIATGGAVFGEEGLTLNLEDVQPHDLGKIGEVIVTKDDTMLLKGKGDKAQIEKRIQEIVEQLEITSSEYEKEKLNERLAKLSDGVAVLKVGGTSDVEVNEKKDRVTDALNATRAAVEEGIVLGGGCALLRCIPALDSLTPANEDQKIGIEIIKRTLKIPAMTIAKNAGVEGSLIVEKIMQSSAEVGYDAMIGDFVNMVEKGIIDPTKVVRTALLDAAGVASLLTTAEVVVTELPKEEKDPGMGAMGGMGGGMGGGMF encoded by the coding sequence ATGCTTCGATTACCCACAGTTCTTCGCCAGATAAGACCAGTGTCCAGGGCACTGGCTCCCCATCTCACTCGGGCTTATGCCAAAGATGTAAAATTTGGTGCAGATGCCCGAGCCTTAATGCTTCAAGGTGTAGACCTTTTAGCCGATGCTGTAGCCGTTACAATGGGGCCAAAGGGAAGAACAGTGATTATTGAACAGAGTTGGGGAAGTCCCAAAGTAACAAAAGATGGTGTGACTGTTGCAAAGTCAATTgacttaaaggataaatataaaaatattggagCTAAACTCGTTCAAGATGTTGCCAATAACACAAATGAAGAGGCTGGGGATGGGACCACCACTGCCACTGTGTTGGCACGGTCCATTGCCAAGGAAGGCTTCGAAAAGATTAGCAAAGGTGCTAATCCAGTGGAAATCAGGAGAGGTGTGATGTTAGCTGTTGATGCTGTCATTGCCGAACTGAAGAAGCAGTCTAAACCTGTGACAACTCCTGAAGAAATTGCTCAGGTTGCTACAATTTCTGCAAATGGAGACAAAGAAATTGGCAGCATCATTTCTGATGCAATGAAAAAGGTTGGAAGAAAAGGTGTCATCACAGTAAAGGATGGAAAAACGCTGAATGATGAATTAGAAATTATTGAAGTCATGAAATTTGATCGAGGCTATATTTCTCCATACTTTATTAACACATCAAAAGGTCAGAAATGTGAATTCCAGGATGCCTATGTTCtattaagtgaaaagaaaatttctagtGTTCAGTCAATTGTACCTGCTCTTGAAATTGCCAATGCTCACCGTAAGCCCTTGGTCATAATTGCTGAAGATGTTGATGGAGAAGCTCTAAGCACACTCGTTTTGAATAGGCTAAAAGTTGGTCTTCAAGTTGTAGCAGTCAAAGCTCCAGGTTTTGGTGATAATAGAAAGAACCAGCTTAAAGACATGGCTATTGCTACTGGTGGTGCAGTGTTTGGAGAAGAGGGGTTGACCCTAAATCTTGAAGATGTTCAGCCTCATGACTTAGGAAAAATTGGAGAGGTCATTGTGACCAAAGATGATACCATGCTCTTGAAAGGAAAAGGTGACAAGGCTCAAATTGAAAAACGTATTCAAGAAATTGTTGAGCAGTTGGAGATTACATCTAGtgaatatgaaaaggaaaaactgaatgaACGTCTGGCAAAACTTTCAGATGGAGTAGCTGTGCTGAAGGTTGGTGGAACAAGTGATGttgaagtaaatgaaaagaaagacagagttaCAGATGCTCTTAATGCCACAAGAGCTGCTGTTGAAGAAGGCATTGTTCTTGGAGGGGGTTGTGCTCTGCTTCGGTGCATTCCAGCCTTGGACTCATTAACTCCAGCTAATGAAGAtcaaaaaattggtatagaaattattaaaagaacaCTCAAAATTCCTGCAATGACCATCGCTAAGAATGCAGGTGTTGAAGGATCTTTGATAGTGGAGAAAATAATGCAAAGTTCTGCAGAAGTTGGTTATGATGCTATGATTGGAGATTTTGTGAATATGGTGGAAAAAGGAATCATTGATCCAACAAAGGTTGTAAGAACTGCTTTACTGGATGCCGCTGGGGTAGCTTCTCTGTTAACTACAGCAGAAGTTGTAGTCACAGAACTTCCTAAAGAAGAGAAGGACCCTGGAATGGGTGCAATGGGTGGCATGGGAGGTGGTATGGGAGGTGGCATGTTCTGA